The Sphingobacterium bambusae genome includes a window with the following:
- a CDS encoding ABC transporter permease, with protein MNWKALLYNTYLDSLAFFRVKIALFFSFLFPLMLFVIFCTIWGRANSAYIEFLLPGMIVLMSISEGLFSVGPVIKDYYASGMIKLIKFLPVDIALFFISFICSRLVFFLLSVLLLLITAKVFFDYSAVAIYPRLLAGSILSLVTFSLLGLCISFLSKKDNSRTLSNIVYFILIFIGNLFYATGIQSGVFRFFQDFLPTNHLVAFMRSENFNLLVVFAWIVVLAIAFRLLFHKIRYSRS; from the coding sequence ATGAATTGGAAGGCATTACTCTATAACACCTACTTGGATAGCTTGGCTTTTTTCCGCGTAAAAATAGCCCTGTTTTTTTCGTTTCTTTTTCCGTTGATGCTGTTTGTGATATTCTGCACCATCTGGGGCCGTGCAAACAGTGCATACATCGAGTTTCTTCTTCCGGGGATGATCGTGCTGATGTCCATCAGTGAAGGGCTATTTTCCGTCGGCCCCGTGATCAAAGATTACTATGCCTCGGGCATGATCAAACTGATCAAATTTCTCCCGGTCGATATCGCCCTATTTTTTATCTCGTTCATCTGCAGCCGCTTGGTATTCTTCTTGCTGTCGGTGTTGCTGCTGCTCATCACGGCCAAGGTATTTTTTGACTACAGCGCCGTAGCGATATACCCACGGCTGTTGGCCGGCAGTATTTTGAGCTTGGTTACCTTTTCGTTATTGGGGCTGTGCATATCCTTTTTAAGCAAGAAAGACAACAGCCGTACCCTGTCGAATATCGTGTATTTCATCCTCATTTTTATCGGCAACCTCTTCTACGCAACGGGCATACAAAGTGGTGTGTTCCGCTTCTTTCAGGATTTCTTGCCAACCAACCATCTGGTCGCTTTCATGCGCTCGGAAAACTTCAACCTGCTTGTCGTCTTCGCGTGGATCGTCGTACTGGCCATTGCTTTCCGCTTGCTGTTCCATAAAATAAGATACAGTCGGTCATGA
- a CDS encoding SDR family NAD(P)-dependent oxidoreductase yields the protein MIIVMTGGTSGIGAEALNKIRENEDNTVFVGARHGNRTLQNGARALTLDLSSLESVRAFAENIQQSIQPHKIDLLILNAGVQAGNNSEVNADGINLTFAINHLSHYLLIRLLLPYIAKDGRILITTSDAHDAQIIPFGPKTMDIHKLAFPDESSPKGMAFYAATKLCNILTADTLHHSVLSHANIQVIAYNPGLTGDTGLMGKQTGLLKIAVKVVRPIFRFLSLFNPMFYMNTAKKSGEILAGLALGNIKLPKGSMYASVVRGKVTFPSPAVLVKDENLKRDLWTKSAKMVNLSAETVL from the coding sequence ATGATTATAGTAATGACAGGCGGCACGAGTGGGATTGGCGCCGAAGCTTTAAACAAAATTCGTGAAAATGAAGACAACACGGTCTTTGTTGGTGCAAGGCATGGAAACAGGACCTTGCAAAATGGTGCAAGGGCACTAACGTTAGATCTGTCTTCCTTAGAAAGTGTCAGGGCATTCGCGGAAAATATCCAGCAAAGCATTCAGCCGCACAAAATAGATCTATTGATCCTAAACGCGGGCGTGCAAGCAGGTAACAATAGCGAAGTTAATGCCGATGGCATTAATTTAACGTTCGCCATAAACCACTTATCACACTACCTGCTAATACGTTTACTCTTACCTTATATCGCCAAGGATGGTAGGATTTTGATTACGACCAGCGATGCTCATGATGCCCAAATTATTCCATTTGGACCAAAAACTATGGACATTCATAAACTGGCATTTCCCGATGAGAGTAGTCCAAAAGGAATGGCATTCTACGCAGCTACTAAACTATGCAATATATTGACTGCGGATACGCTACATCATAGCGTGCTAAGTCATGCTAACATACAAGTTATTGCTTACAATCCTGGTTTAACGGGTGACACGGGGCTGATGGGAAAGCAAACGGGGCTGCTGAAGATCGCTGTAAAAGTAGTCAGACCAATATTTCGATTTTTAAGCCTATTTAACCCTATGTTTTATATGAACACCGCGAAAAAATCTGGTGAAATTCTAGCTGGCTTAGCCTTGGGGAATATAAAATTGCCAAAGGGAAGCATGTATGCTTCTGTAGTTCGGGGAAAAGTCACATTCCCAAGCCCAGCAGTACTGGTAAAAGACGAAAATTTAAAAAGAGATTTATGGACGAAAAGCGCTAAAATGGTAAATTTATCAGCAGAAACAGTCTTATAA
- a CDS encoding helix-turn-helix domain-containing protein, giving the protein MSNLFTSAIVYSLDTATQTEYDNILTEHVMLFQLSGEMTFETSEQKIVAQPGQIYLVRKHQFVKATKKPMGGQAYHAYLFILKDDVLRQYALEKGITVPQRSAFDSKHFLLSKSLIFDSLISSFSFHARSTLEVDHPLSALKVREAIEILLLTNPQLENFLFDFSEPFKIDLEKFMLANYKFNVGMEHFATLTGRSLATFKRDFLKVFGETPGRWLHHARLKEAHYQIQKHNKKPSEIFLEVGFESFAHFSNAFKAKYGYTPKSIAPSV; this is encoded by the coding sequence ATGTCCAATCTTTTTACCTCCGCCATTGTGTATTCATTGGATACAGCTACGCAAACAGAGTACGACAACATCCTCACGGAGCATGTGATGTTATTCCAACTTTCTGGTGAAATGACATTTGAAACGTCGGAACAGAAGATCGTGGCTCAGCCCGGACAAATTTATCTTGTTAGAAAACATCAATTTGTTAAAGCCACCAAAAAACCCATGGGTGGGCAAGCCTACCATGCGTACCTATTCATTTTAAAGGACGATGTGCTTCGTCAGTATGCCTTAGAAAAAGGCATCACGGTCCCTCAGCGATCAGCGTTTGATTCGAAACACTTTCTACTTTCCAAAAGTTTGATATTTGACTCCTTGATCTCATCTTTCTCCTTCCATGCTCGATCCACACTAGAGGTTGACCATCCCCTATCGGCACTCAAGGTTCGGGAAGCTATAGAGATACTGCTCCTGACAAACCCACAGCTGGAAAACTTTCTCTTTGATTTTTCTGAACCGTTTAAAATAGATCTTGAAAAGTTTATGCTGGCAAATTATAAGTTTAATGTGGGCATGGAACATTTCGCGACCCTCACCGGAAGAAGCTTGGCCACCTTTAAGCGAGATTTTCTAAAGGTATTTGGCGAAACTCCGGGACGGTGGCTGCATCACGCTCGATTGAAAGAGGCTCATTACCAAATTCAGAAACATAATAAAAAGCCCTCAGAAATATTTTTGGAAGTTGGGTTTGAAAGTTTCGCTCACTTTTCAAATGCATTCAAAGCTAAATACGGATACACACCTAAGTCTATTGCGCCATCGGTGTAA
- a CDS encoding ABC transporter ATP-binding protein, producing MDTQNLIFQLKNVDLKIEGTFILNDINLDVQKNERVFILGNNGSGKSSLIEVFLDNIKASGQILRRMPAKRHIGLLFDQVPFSPLYKVKEVVHLYGLLFHLEQNAYQPILERLNLPAIMHKKIGKLSTGERKRLGLFAALFHHPQLLVLDEPLSGIDPNSVQQINELIFAHPRTVIIASHDWESAVKYADKIVFLHQGTILGGGARSPTEWLSEDFIPFNEKVVIQADSGLSLDELRRLAPLTFGYENQYVLFGFNASLLDFLSTAKITYSRAQKSLHDIYYYLMTKHELEGITL from the coding sequence ATGGATACACAAAACCTAATCTTTCAGTTGAAAAATGTTGACCTTAAGATCGAGGGCACCTTCATTCTAAACGACATCAACTTGGATGTCCAGAAAAATGAGCGTGTGTTTATCCTGGGCAATAACGGATCGGGAAAGTCCTCCTTGATCGAAGTTTTTTTGGATAATATCAAAGCCAGCGGCCAGATCCTGCGTCGCATGCCGGCAAAGCGCCACATAGGTTTGCTTTTCGATCAGGTTCCTTTCTCGCCACTCTATAAGGTCAAGGAAGTCGTACACCTATATGGACTGCTTTTCCATCTGGAACAAAATGCCTATCAACCGATCTTGGAACGATTGAACCTTCCGGCTATTATGCACAAAAAGATCGGCAAGCTCTCTACGGGCGAGCGCAAGCGGCTTGGCCTCTTTGCGGCCCTTTTCCACCATCCACAATTGCTGGTGCTGGACGAGCCGCTGAGCGGCATAGATCCCAATAGCGTGCAGCAGATCAATGAATTGATCTTTGCGCATCCACGCACGGTGATCATCGCCTCGCACGATTGGGAGAGTGCCGTCAAGTATGCCGATAAAATTGTTTTCCTGCATCAAGGAACGATCCTTGGCGGCGGCGCACGAAGCCCCACAGAATGGCTGTCTGAGGACTTCATCCCCTTTAACGAGAAGGTGGTGATTCAGGCCGACAGCGGCTTGTCGCTGGATGAGCTCAGGCGCCTTGCTCCGCTGACATTCGGCTACGAAAACCAATATGTGCTTTTCGGCTTTAATGCATCGCTGCTCGACTTTCTCTCTACGGCAAAGATCACCTACTCGAGGGCGCAGAAATCATTACATGATATTTACTACTACTTAATGACTAAACATGAATTGGAAGGCATTACTCTATAA
- a CDS encoding zinc metalloprotease, whose translation MNLSLNTEYLLIGDIDRQEVVVLKHKRTHRVFRMSSMEYRIIELYAKGYSKQKIIATFEADYEISMEVLDAIINSATTHSFVVARGGYEQFPKYKIQRNFISLLNYGIFLALKRLKLNPNRIKLDTGGSFNLAKIIKWTPRPVPAPLYRAGSLALLGLLLFTLLFFVLFRAQSLDFALVFYNLSHIGFLTMLLIAFPISLVISFFHELAHYIVYKRNGGTQHELGLGLLYGFIPIFYTATEDMVIWHNKWTKIKVALAGLASDLFFLCLGLSLYALISSPWIAGICSFIFLNLVVKIIYNCNPFSPGSDMYFVFLDLFNLDISFTNAHEQVKALRKNKHTKIHWGSLAYALACYLSITVYLLSFLLILSFPIWINFFI comes from the coding sequence ATGAATCTGAGCTTAAACACCGAATATCTGTTGATTGGCGATATCGATCGTCAGGAAGTCGTGGTGCTGAAACACAAGCGTACGCATCGGGTCTTCCGCATGAGCAGCATGGAATACCGCATCATCGAACTTTATGCCAAGGGATATTCCAAGCAAAAGATCATCGCAACATTTGAGGCCGACTATGAGATCAGTATGGAGGTGCTGGATGCCATTATCAACTCGGCAACGACCCATTCCTTTGTTGTTGCGCGCGGCGGTTACGAACAGTTTCCCAAGTATAAGATACAACGTAACTTTATCTCGCTGTTGAACTACGGTATCTTTCTGGCCTTAAAACGCCTAAAGTTAAATCCAAACCGGATCAAGCTGGACACTGGCGGGAGTTTCAATTTGGCAAAGATCATCAAGTGGACACCGCGGCCCGTTCCCGCGCCCCTGTATCGCGCAGGTTCTCTAGCGCTTTTGGGGCTGCTGCTTTTTACGCTGCTATTCTTCGTCCTTTTTCGCGCGCAGTCCCTAGACTTCGCTCTTGTTTTTTACAACCTCAGCCACATCGGTTTTTTAACGATGCTGCTGATCGCCTTCCCTATTTCGCTGGTCATTTCGTTTTTTCACGAGCTCGCGCACTACATCGTCTACAAACGAAACGGCGGCACGCAGCACGAGCTGGGCCTAGGGCTGCTCTACGGATTTATACCAATCTTCTATACGGCGACGGAGGATATGGTTATTTGGCATAATAAATGGACGAAGATCAAGGTAGCCTTAGCGGGCCTAGCATCTGACCTATTTTTTCTGTGCCTGGGCCTGAGCCTATATGCATTGATAAGCTCGCCTTGGATCGCTGGCATTTGTTCATTTATTTTCCTGAATTTGGTGGTCAAGATTATTTACAACTGTAATCCGTTTTCACCCGGATCTGACATGTACTTTGTGTTTCTCGACTTGTTCAACCTAGATATCTCCTTTACCAATGCGCACGAGCAGGTAAAAGCGTTACGCAAGAACAAGCACACGAAGATACATTGGGGAAGCCTGGCCTATGCATTGGCCTGCTACCTTAGTATTACGGTATACCTGTTGTCTTTTTTATTGATTTTGTCTTTCCCGATTTGGATTAATTTTTTCATTTAA
- a CDS encoding SagB family peptide dehydrogenase — translation MIFTNNLFNDYISSCTRDFIETSKLQVYDVQDYAMHISGIMSSDYYMKEIFNSTLELGNVKTVALPAYESSEALRIWHKINKARRCIRHFSATEQLNLHELSSLLQNTLFISRVDAHGNDVKHRNIPSPGGLYPIDLYYLNLKAIDGLEVGAYYYDLHQGSLKKVSDETIDAAFREKVFDAFSVTEGVPTDIDFFNASGVVILGGTLNRTAFKYLDRGIKWVFTEAGSLMNNIQLVATAQGGVGTCPCAGFIDDAIAEIINFRSIDQVPIISIVVGKPVK, via the coding sequence TTATCGAGACATCCAAACTGCAGGTCTACGACGTGCAAGATTATGCGATGCATATCTCGGGCATTATGTCCAGCGACTACTACATGAAGGAGATCTTCAACTCCACCTTGGAGCTGGGCAATGTAAAAACAGTGGCACTGCCAGCATATGAATCATCAGAAGCGCTACGCATTTGGCACAAGATAAACAAAGCAAGGAGGTGCATACGGCATTTCTCGGCCACCGAGCAACTGAACTTGCACGAGCTGTCATCGCTATTGCAGAACACTTTATTCATCAGCCGCGTCGATGCACATGGTAACGATGTCAAACACCGAAACATCCCCTCGCCGGGAGGCCTCTATCCCATCGACCTCTACTACCTGAACCTAAAGGCTATCGACGGGCTGGAGGTGGGCGCCTATTACTATGATCTACACCAAGGCAGCCTCAAAAAGGTATCGGATGAGACCATTGATGCGGCATTCCGCGAAAAAGTGTTTGATGCATTCTCCGTGACGGAGGGTGTGCCCACAGATATCGATTTCTTCAACGCCAGCGGCGTGGTCATTCTGGGTGGCACATTGAACCGCACGGCTTTCAAATATTTGGACCGAGGCATCAAATGGGTGTTCACCGAGGCGGGCTCCCTGATGAACAATATACAGCTTGTCGCCACGGCACAGGGAGGTGTGGGCACCTGCCCCTGCGCGGGCTTTATCGATGATGCCATCGCCGAGATCATCAATTTCAGGTCTATTGATCAAGTACCCATTATCAGCATAGTCGTGGGCAAACCCGTTAAGTAG
- a CDS encoding TonB-dependent receptor, whose product MIIDCSLYLRIFCSLLISLSPLLTLGQQAFEGLVVDANKNPLSYVSVSVVAHDSMSTLTDSAGYFSITGLPSATEVEVLFSLLGYQSKQAILRMGSKESHMLLGESQTLQTVEVWRSVKDLTSINLGKLDIYTNPIAGADALNALQIYAYSSNVDETANPSFRGSEADRSRVFINSVPINSPVRNSQINGVGNFSIFNTELIQSIDVFPGNPPLIYGNTGAGLIDIKTSESVKNSTQLSLSIASVGALINRNLSKDAFTQIYANHQFDGPLLKLNSKGLGFLKSFRTTDVGWNSNWKVSEADRLNFYAYYIDEYAELTSTINFSNGLNQSGKRRGFFIMNYQKSLSDKLNLALNSSYDMGKSRIDFLQIDVASTSSTLFNSLLLNYQKEGLNITTGLEYNLQQSSMQGVGPRFYYSNHDSSQTQSVQGDFGQHILESFLHGTYSSNRLTYSLGLRKNVPLQHDANGIKGSDSYFSFQSYIKWKISAIQNLIFSAGRYHNYTEPNVMYQRQALNQTDQLAVDYVLKRKSTSFNASLYAKREQGMSNTSYEFLESMASQREIIGLELSVQQNFWKYFRLLSSFSLMDASFDIEGTRYNTSNNIPYFFKNALTFSKNRFNISLTALNRPGTRYTRVVDGNYIPEARAYEPIYEQQLNGSQLGAYHRLDLNISKLIPIKNNLLTLYFNVNNLLGAKNQRNLIYTPDFSGSSFEHFNGNVIFLGANITLY is encoded by the coding sequence ATGATTATAGATTGCTCTCTCTATCTAAGAATCTTTTGTAGTCTGCTCATAAGCCTTTCCCCCCTCCTTACGCTGGGACAGCAGGCTTTTGAGGGGTTGGTCGTCGATGCGAACAAGAATCCGCTTTCCTATGTCTCGGTCAGCGTTGTTGCCCATGATTCGATGAGCACCCTGACCGATAGCGCGGGCTATTTTTCGATAACAGGGCTGCCCTCCGCTACCGAAGTAGAGGTATTATTCTCTCTGTTGGGTTATCAGTCCAAACAGGCTATTCTGCGCATGGGTAGCAAAGAAAGCCATATGCTGCTTGGCGAGTCGCAGACTTTACAGACCGTGGAGGTGTGGCGCTCGGTGAAAGATCTCACGTCGATCAATCTTGGCAAGCTGGATATATATACCAATCCCATTGCTGGGGCAGATGCACTCAACGCCCTGCAGATTTATGCCTACTCAAGCAATGTAGACGAAACGGCGAACCCCTCTTTTCGGGGGAGCGAGGCGGACCGCTCGCGGGTGTTTATCAACAGCGTACCCATCAACAGCCCGGTACGAAACTCCCAGATAAACGGTGTGGGCAATTTCAGTATCTTCAACACGGAGCTCATCCAGTCTATCGATGTCTTTCCGGGCAACCCGCCCTTGATCTACGGGAACACGGGCGCCGGTTTAATCGACATCAAAACATCCGAGTCGGTGAAAAACAGCACCCAGCTTAGCCTCTCCATCGCCAGTGTGGGTGCATTGATCAACCGCAACCTGTCTAAAGATGCCTTTACCCAGATCTATGCCAACCACCAATTTGATGGGCCGCTCCTGAAATTGAACAGCAAGGGCCTAGGCTTTCTCAAATCGTTCCGAACGACGGATGTCGGGTGGAATAGCAACTGGAAGGTCTCGGAGGCCGACAGGCTCAATTTTTATGCTTACTACATTGATGAATATGCCGAGCTGACATCGACAATAAATTTCAGCAATGGGCTGAACCAATCGGGAAAAAGGCGGGGCTTCTTTATCATGAACTACCAAAAGTCACTGTCAGACAAGCTGAACCTTGCCCTGAACAGCAGCTATGATATGGGCAAGAGCCGCATTGACTTCCTGCAGATCGATGTCGCCTCGACCTCCAGCACCCTGTTCAACTCCCTGTTGCTGAATTACCAAAAGGAAGGGCTGAATATCACGACCGGGCTGGAATACAACCTGCAGCAAAGCAGTATGCAGGGTGTGGGGCCTAGATTTTACTACAGCAATCACGATAGCTCGCAAACGCAAAGTGTGCAGGGCGACTTTGGCCAGCACATCCTCGAATCTTTCTTGCACGGCACATACAGCAGCAATAGGCTGACCTACAGCTTGGGGCTGCGCAAAAACGTGCCCTTGCAGCACGATGCCAACGGCATAAAGGGCTCGGACAGTTACTTTAGCTTTCAATCGTATATCAAATGGAAGATCAGTGCCATCCAAAACCTGATCTTCTCTGCCGGAAGATACCATAACTACACCGAGCCGAATGTCATGTACCAACGGCAGGCTCTCAATCAGACCGATCAGCTGGCGGTGGATTATGTGCTGAAACGAAAGAGCACTTCTTTTAATGCTTCGCTGTATGCAAAGCGTGAGCAGGGTATGTCCAACACCAGCTACGAGTTTTTGGAAAGCATGGCTTCACAACGAGAGATCATCGGCTTGGAGCTTTCCGTCCAGCAGAATTTTTGGAAGTACTTTCGCTTGCTTTCCTCCTTCAGCTTGATGGATGCTTCTTTCGATATCGAGGGCACACGCTACAATACGTCTAACAACATTCCCTATTTTTTCAAAAATGCATTGACCTTCAGCAAAAATAGGTTCAACATTTCATTGACTGCGCTCAACAGACCCGGCACACGGTATACCAGGGTAGTCGACGGCAACTACATCCCGGAAGCGCGGGCCTACGAACCGATCTACGAGCAGCAACTGAATGGCTCGCAACTTGGGGCCTACCATCGCTTGGATCTCAACATCAGCAAGCTGATTCCCATTAAAAACAATCTGCTGACACTTTACTTCAACGTCAACAACCTCTTGGGCGCTAAAAACCAACGCAACTTGATCTACACACCTGACTTCTCCGGATCTTCCTTTGAACATTTCAATGGCAACGTCATATTCCTTGGGGCCAACATAACTCTTTATTAG